Sequence from the Argentina anserina chromosome 7, drPotAnse1.1, whole genome shotgun sequence genome:
caggtgattttaaatatataaacaaatttccacattcgcatcttggtaattggtccccccttagggcatattagtgttgtttttggtttaccggaaattccgacggttaaacaaggtccgaattggatgaaattttaaaatgatcattaaatatatatattgatcacatcggatggtgtcgatcgattctgagaagtttccttcatgtagtcgcttcataatgtgatagttttattataaacctaatataaggttataatacattagtgaacacttcggcgatcgacaacacaaattcaaaatatggtcgatcgacaccagtatatgtgatcggtatatatatttagggaacccgtaaaaatttcatccgttttggacatggtttgaccgttcgtaccaacagtcaactaaaaaagaggcgttttgacatatttaaacctcattgactggggattttccaaatagatttcttcagttcgacaaaaattaggtgatttcatatatgcaaacggctttcagcattcgcatatttgtaataggttctcccttagggcataatagtggtgttttcgatttaccaaatattccgacggtcaaacgaagtccgaattggatgaaatttttacagggtcactaaatatatataccaatcacatcgactggtgtcgatcgaccccGACAAGtttttttcatatagtcgcttcataatgcgtttgttttaatataaacctaatataaaggttatgatacattagtagacgtTTCGGCGATCattaactctagttcgaaatatggtcgatcgataccagtagatgtgatcggtatatatatttagggaacccgtaaaaatttcgtccgttttggatattgtttaaccgtccgtacctacagtcaacaaagaaaaatgcgttttgacatattaaaatcctcattgaccggggctttgccaaattggtttccttggtgcgaccacacacaatcagtgacaaaaattaggtgatttcagatatgcaaacgacttttggtgttcgcattttggtaatgggtcttcccttatgacatattagtgttgttttcggtttaccggaaattccgatggtcaaacgagttccgaattggatgaaatttttacagggtcactaaatatatatataccaatcatatctacttgtgtcgatcgatcccaagaagtttccttactatagttgcttcataatgcaatagttttattctaaacctaattaaatatgtatgtataatatttcattatttggcgggcttttacgggtcaggtcttgcgggcttttggcgggccggaccaagtttcacacctctaatttaagcccagccctctacccacggaagcggactttggcgggctttctcgcgggccgggccgggaaAAGCCCGTATGGCTTGCGGGCCTCTGCGGGCTTTTCGagtccgcgggctaaatgatgaggacTAGGCTAGGTAATGATAGAcctagaggtgatgattatacccaaaatcaaatcagatttttgcataatatagGTGTTAGTTGCATCACCTAAGTATaggaggtcaagttttagtaaAGGAAAGTGTAGAGTATCGTACTCAAGAAATTGGgggaaactcaactctaaTTAGATTTCCGCAAGAAAAACTAtaaaaacatgcattctaactttttacaagttcacaatCTTAGCCCTTTGGAAACTAAGAGTCATATAGATGGTATTAACAAATGGTAGTgacttggttgattttagaattaagctaagcaaactaattcttgcacaaaaacaacaaagaaaggtaAATATAGAGATAGAATCACGAAACTAAGAGTCATATAGATGGTATTAACAAATGGTAGTgacttggttgattttagaattaagctaagcaaactaattcttgcacaaaaacaacaaagaaaggtaaatatagagatagaatcaaaagaggagtagaTACTTAGGCATTATGGTGGACAAATGTGGAAGCACAAATTTTGGATCTTAATCTTGAAATTGTCCCcctcatttgtcttcttctattttgaatttgaattgaaatttaaatccacaattcatgaagcacaaattgtggatcttgttcttgaaatgatccccttcatttgtcttcttctactttgaatttgaatttaaatttaaatccacAATTCATGATTCACCAATGCTCcattgacttattgacttCAGCCACCACCATTTCCGACAACCACCTTCTCATCCCCGGAGTTTAACCAGCATTTTCCGATGTTGACTtgtttccgatcatttgcaCAATTTTCTAGCATGAGTAGGAGTGTAGGACACGTAATAAGAAAtagataaatatacaaaaagatcaagaaaaagaataagaataaggcaaacattactaggttaatattaacctaacaatatgtgtagatttttggacaatggggagccatgattttgtgagaaagaaagaaaagtgttGTGGTTAAATCCCAACTAAAAAGATGGGATCTAATTGTGATAGAACAATGTGTTGCTTCTCCATAAAATTAGCCTGAAAATGCATGGCACCACCAAATGGTGGTGCTCCGCCATAATAGTCGAGATATTccataaaacatggaaatgaattagtctaaattaaattaagcaCATAGAATAAGTAAATTCCATGTTTTTGGGCATTAGAATATATGAGAATTATGATCCAACATGGAACCAGGCTGCCGCGACCTTGGAGACCCAGAAGAAGGAGTGAAAGGAGAAGTTGGACGCGGAGTGGAGAAGTTGGACGCGGAGTGGAGAAGCTGACCCGGAAAATGGCGGCGAAAGAAGCCGACTTCGCCCTGCGTCGGCAGGCAGCGGATAAAGAGCATGCGGAAGAGCTCAAGAATGAGAGGGCAATAGCGCTGCAACGGTCGAAGGAGGCCTATCTGGAGGGTTGCAGCGACGGCCGACGAGAAGGGTTCAATGATGGGCGGTAAGACCTGTTTGAGTTTGGCATGGATCGTGGCTTCATCATCCTTGATGAGACGCGGAAGTACCTCCAGATTTCAACACATGTGCCCGACCAGCATGCGCAAGTTAGGATGCCGCCCACGGAGCCCATGCCCAACCTCCAAGTGGATGTGTCCTGAAATGCCGCGACGCCTTCCGCATAGACGCAAAGTCCGGGAACCTAACGAGGACATGGGCGAACGCCCTCCAAATCGATGAGGCCTCCGCAGCGCGCTCAACTGGAGACCTCTGCGTCGGATGTTAGAGCCCCAGTACGAGGGTACCCTCCGACGACCTCCTCGACGCCCAAGATCCCATACGGTCGGGGTCGTGATCGGAGGAGGTGAAGATTCTAGGAGGGGGGCGAGTCCAACCTGTAGGGTAGCCTTGAAATGTACTCCCAAACGGTTCGGCCGAGGCACCAATGAAAATGGAGATAAATATTAAAAgccagagaaaagaaaagaagagaggaagaagaagctatATTGACTTACTGATTAAAGAGTAGAAACACCACCTAATTTCATTAGCGTTTGGGTCCCAATCTTACGTCTCATTTTTCCTTCCTAAGCATAGTCGTATCGAAGGGTGATAAATATCtcaaaatttttatttatgtgcATAAGGCGCATCATTGTGATCAAATCTGCAAATTATGTCACATGGATTACTAAAGCTACTTACGAGGGTGATAAATATTACCGAAAATATGTGAATTTATACCATGTGATGGGATTGTACAGTGACTGGCTCCGCGTGTTATTAGATAAGGCATTATGATGGCCACACAGTTGAGTCAATATTGATTTTGACCAAGTCTAGTATATTTGATGAACTTCTtgaaatgaacaaaaaaaaacaacaacaacagtaACTTTATTAGAGAATACGCTCAACAGAATACACTCGATATTTTACTCCAGGTAAGACGGCTGCACGTTTTATAATCAGGCATTCAAGAGAGAGATGCCCAGGACCTTgtatcaaaataaataaaatgtcAGAGAAATATGATATCTGCTACATAATTCTCCCGCTGTAAATACATTGTACATTAGAACAGTACGACCAAGATAGATACAGTCGCTACCAGAAAGGAAACTTTGAACTCTGAAAAACTCGAGAAGATCTCTCGGCTTCAGTGTTACTGATGGAACATAACAAACTGTTCCTGCACTAAAAGCATTGCCGGAGTAACTCTGAAATCTTACTGGAAGTTGTGTATCCTTTTTGCTGATATGAGTGTATTTGTGAGAAGCATTACTATAGTCATTGGACCAACTCCTCCTGGCACTGGAGTAATTGCTGAAGCAAGTTCTTTGGCCTCCTTATAACAGACATCTCCGACTAGCCGAAATCCAGAACGTTTTGTATTATCCTGTCCAAATATACAAGCACAGAATGAGCGCATAAGCATATATGGTACCTTGAATGAGGCAATAACATGCAACGATCATATAATTTCATGCCTTCAATGTATTATATAGTCCAAATatatccaattttttttttactttaagaaaaaataaCAATAATTATTGAAACTAAGAGATAAAGCATAGAAACAAACAACATAAGACAAAGATCAATTACCACATTTGCATCTTTACAAGCACAAAATGTTCCAATATAACTGATAACTTAGCCAAAGATTCATTTCCTGttttaaaactcaaaatagaTATGCTAAATGCATGAGAGaaatggagagggggagataTAGAACGGAGAGAACAACAAATAGTCAAGCGGTGATAAAAAAAGACCACAACAAAGCAATTATCACCTCAACTGGATTGATTCCAACATCGATAACTACTGCACCAGGTTTAATCCAGCTACCCCTCACCATATTTGCTTGCCCTACAGCTGCGATTACAATATCTGCTTGTTTCGTTAACTCCTCAGGATTCTTCGTTCGGGAATGGACTATACTGACTGTAGCATCTTCCCTCTACCAtaatttcaaagtttcaagTTAGTTTAAGAAGACAAAGAATGAACTCCCTAGTTTGGAAAATGAAACTCACCTGCAGCAACAGAGCAACTGGCATCCCAACAATATTGCTCCGCCCAATTACAACAGCTCTCTTTCCTTTGATAGGGATGTCATATCTATGCAACAACTCTATGCAGCCTTTGGGAGTACAGGGAACAAAGAATGGTTCCCTACCACGCATGGCAAGACAGCCAATATTTAGCGGGTGAAATCCATCCACATCTTTCTCAATCCTAACAGCATTTAAGATGTTCTGTTCATCCATATGCTGGTATAACAAACAAATGAAAATTGTCAGATAGTTGAACATATCATGAAAGGACGAATACAATTCTTATAAATTGAATATTTCTGCACAATTACATGGTCATGAAAAGTACCAAGATCTCCAAATGTTGTATAACAAAATGGGGTGCAAAAAGAAATCCAAGATCAGGAAAGTAACCCTGATTTTAATTGTAATTCATACAATAAACGTGTGAACCATTCTTTAATACATAAAATACATAGACTTATATGTATGTAATAGATACTTTAGAAAAATATGCAGTACAACCTGAGCTAGGGGATCAATCATTGCTTAGACTATAAACCATGTACCTATATGGCTAACAGTTGTCTATTCACAAAAAATGCCTAACATACATTAACACAAAAACTTGCAAACACTAGTGAAAAATTAATAATCTTTGAAACATTAACTCATACTCGTATTCTCACTGTGGCAGGATATCATTAACAGGAaagcaaattcaaaataagtCACACACCCTAGGCAAAGGTAGCTGAACAAGAATCCCATGAACTGATGGATCCTCATTGAACCCGGAGATGGCATCCAGCACTTGTTGTTCCATGGCGTCCTCCGGCAAATGCACTTCAAAAGAAGTAATCCCCACAACCTCACAAGCCTCCTTCTTCTTACTAACATAAGTAGCCGACTCCTCCCTATCTCCAACCAAAATAACCGCCAACCCCGGAACAACCCCAATTGCATCCTTCATCCTCAACACTTCCTCAGCTATCTCCCCTCTAATCTTCTCCGCCACCTTCTTCCCATCAAGCCTCTTATTCACTATCTCGAGCTTCGTACCAGATTTATCAAGCCTCTCATTAACAACAGAAGCTGTAATACACACCACATTATGCACAATTAGCCAAACAAAAGCACTGCTACTATAACAGAGTTCTGATTTCGATAACAAAGCTTTGATTTTGATAATAAAGTTCTGATTTTTTTGACAATAAAATGTTCTGATTCTGATGATAAAGTTTCGATTTTGACAACAAAGCTTTGATTATTAGAGCTTCTCATTATCAACTGAAGCtgtaaaacacacacacaacacaaTGCACAAACTCACTAACTAAATTGATAACAACAACCAATACCCATCAAACAAATTCACAGCCACTATTAACAGagttttaatttcaataatAAAGGTCTAATTTTGATGATAAAGCTTTGGTTTTTTATGATAAAGCTTTGATTTTTAAGTTGTAGGGAGAGAAATGAGAGGCGTACCGGTGGAGAATTGggagggagaagaagaggaggagcgGACTGAGAGGCTTCTGGGAGCGGTGTTGGGGTAGAAGAGGCGGCGGGGGGAAACGACAGCGTTTTGGGTGgtgcggaggaggaggagaggggtGGTTTGTTTGACGAGGCgagcggcggcggcggtggaGGAGGAGTCCGTGAAAACCATCGAGGCTGCGGCCATCGGAGGATGTGACGGACGACAGAGGAGGAGGGCTCTTCTGTACGTTATGGACGGAATTTGAAACCCTCCGGGaaagggtttagggttttagagagATGGAGGTGAGGAgcgacatatatatatatatatatgacattaTAAAATAAGTATATGAGTGTAACTTAGTTTGTGATACCAACAACTCCGATGTAGCTCAACTAAAATCGGAAATTGTTAAATCCGGGTTCGACTCCCGGCAGCGGAAAACAtttttgcttttctttttcttctttccttcCTTCCCCCCTCAATGGGGTAAAGTTGTAAAATGAGCTCTTTTGACCTTCATGATAATTTGACGTACTACCTTGCATTTGTTTCACAATTGAGATACAATTAAGGTTACAATCTCTAAGGATAGCGGTCGAGTTGGTGATAAGCTTGGTGTGAGAATTCCGCATACCTAAGTTTGAATCTCACCGATGCTACTTGGAGTTTAACTCTCAAGGAGAGGAAGCATTT
This genomic interval carries:
- the LOC126802197 gene encoding bifunctional protein FolD 4, chloroplastic, with protein sequence MAAASMVFTDSSSTAAAARLVKQTTPLLLLRTTQNAVVSPRRLFYPNTAPRSLSVRSSSSSPSQFSTASVVNERLDKSGTKLEIVNKRLDGKKVAEKIRGEIAEEVLRMKDAIGVVPGLAVILVGDREESATYVSKKKEACEVVGITSFEVHLPEDAMEQQVLDAISGFNEDPSVHGILVQLPLPRHMDEQNILNAVRIEKDVDGFHPLNIGCLAMRGREPFFVPCTPKGCIELLHRYDIPIKGKRAVVIGRSNIVGMPVALLLQREDATVSIVHSRTKNPEELTKQADIVIAAVGQANMVRGSWIKPGAVVIDVGINPVEDNTKRSGFRLVGDVCYKEAKELASAITPVPGGVGPMTIVMLLTNTLISAKRIHNFQ